GCCCTGATGCTGGGTGCGCCCGCTTCCACGCTCGCCCAGTCCGACGTGTTCTGCGTCTGCACCGACGCCGAATCCGGGACCTGCGGCGGCAACCTCGAGCTGGCCGTCCCGGGGTCCTGCACCGTCTATCTCGTGCTCGCGCACCCTTCGGGGACGCCGGTGCGGGCTTGGGAGGCCCGGGTGACCGTCGAGGGGTCGGCCACCTATGTGGGCAATTGGGCGCTGACGGCCGGTATCGATGCTGATAGCGACGATGAAGATTATCTGGTGGGACTGGGCGCCGGCCCCTTGATGCCGAACAGCGCCGGCATGGTGCCGCTGCTCTACATGACCGTGATGGTGCTGGGGGAGGGCCCGCTGCTCTTCAAGGTGGGGCCAGCGCCCGGTTCGGCCAGCTTCCCCGACGGAACGCCCGGCTACCTCCACACGCTCGGGGTCAACACGCCTGCGACCGTCTGCAGCGGCGACTACGACCGGGCCGTGTTCACCCTGAACAACGGCGACGCCGACCAGCAGGGCACCTGGGGCGAGGTCAAGACGCTGTATTCGCACTGAATTCTTCCCGGTCCCGATCCAGCCGCCACCCGCCGATCCCCGCAATTTCTGCTCAACCGTGAGGTCCGCCTGCCGATCATCCTCTGCGATCGCCCAGGAAGCAGGTCCCCAACAGCGAGCGTGCCATGCCAGACACCAGCGTTGCCGCCGTCATCCCCGCCGCCGTCGTCGGCACGGCGCCGGACGTCCTGTTGGACGAGTTCCAGGACCGGATCCGCCCCGGCGGGCGGGTCCTCGACCTCGGGCCCGGCGACGGGCGCCGCGCCCTGTACCTGGCCGAAGCCGGCTACCGCGTGACCGTGCTCGCCCCGGCCGCCGGAACCGAAGCGGTTTTGAACGAAGCCGCCGCTGCGGATGGTTTGGAACTCGTGCTCAGACGGGAATCGTTCCTGGAGCACGATCCGGGGACGCAGCCGTACGACGCGATGCTCTGCTACGACCTGCTGCCGCGCCTGTCGCGCACGGACAACGCCAGCCTGCTGCACCGCATCTTCAGCTGGACGGCCCACGGGTCGCTGCTGTTCCTGACGGCGCGGCACGTGGACGACACGTCCTACGACGAGGTGAGCGCGACGTGGGAGAAGGCGGGCCTGCACAGCTTCCGCAACCTGGACGGGGAGTGCCGCACCTACCTGGCGCGCGGCGTCGTGCGCAACCTGTTCCGCGGCTGGAACACGCTCCACCATCGGGAATCCATGCCGTTGGTCGATGAGAAGGTGCTGGACGGTCCCCGGACGGGGCTGATCGAACTCGTGGCGAAGCGTCGCTGATCAGCGGCGCCTCGCCACTCCCCCCCCCGCCTGCACTGCTGGAAAAAGGGTATGGGAAGGCCGGAACTCCCCCGAATGGCCCTCGCCCGTAGGTCATTCTCGAAAGAGAAGTTCCGGCCAAGGATGTGAAGGAGGGTCAGGTCGCGACTCGCAAGGGCTTAGCACAGTGTTTCGGATGCTGCTCGCAATCGAATGGTATGCCCCCCACACCCACTCCGACATCTTGTACAAGCACGAACCCGGCGGGACGTTGCACGGATTCGACGATTTCGTGACAGTTTTTTTCACACGCCGGCATCCCGATAAGTGTATGTTGGAGAAGGTCCTCGCCCGGCCGACAGGAGAATGAGGCGCATGATCAAGATCGTCGAACCGGACCATCGTCCCGAAACCCAAGCGCCGATCGCCGACGAGACGTGCAACTGCGCCTGTGTCTGCGGTTGTGCGACCGTCGATACCGCCGTGAACAGCCCGGCGAGATCCGCCAAGTCCGACACCGCGGATTTGCCGATCATCCACGGCAGACGTGGACGCGACTGATCACGGCGGCGCGATCTGTCGGGTCTTTCGGCACGGTGGCTTGGATTACGTCTACGACGCCGGGACCGACCGGGTCGTGTCCGTGTCGCCGGCCGTCTCCGCCCTTCTGGACGCCCCGGTGCGCGATCCTGGCGCGACGGCCGAAGCTCGTGCCGCGGAGCAGGAGATCGGGGAGGCGCGGGATGTCCTGGGCCTGTTCCGGGCGCAGCGACTCCGCCTGGCGCCGAAGCGCCAGGGCCATGAGCGTCGCGGTGAATACCTGGATCGCCTTTCCCAACTGACCCTGACCCTGGACGAGCGCTGCAACCTGCGTTGCGCCTACTGCCCACACACGCTGGCCGCGCCTTGGACCCGGCCACACGGCGACCGGCAGATGTCGGAAGAGACGGTGCGGTCGGCCGTCGGACTGTTCCTGGACCGCGCCGGCGGCGAAACGCCGTCGATCTCGCTCTACGGCGGCGAACCGCTGCTCGCGTCCGGTCTCGTCCGCTTGGTCGCGCAGCTGGTCCGCGATTCGCGGCGGTCCCGGGTTCGGGTCATCGTGGACACCAACGGGACCCTGCTCGACGACGCTGGAGTGGATCTCGTCGCCGAACTGGGACTGCACCTGCAGGTGAGTCTGGACGGCCCGGAGGCGATCCACGACCGGTGGCGGCCCACGGCCGGCGGTGGACCGACCCACGCCCGCGTGCTCGCCGGATTGCGGCGCTTGCTCGACCGGGACCCGGCCGCCGCGGAGCGCCTGCGCTTCCAGGCGACGCTCGCGCCCGGGTCGGACATGATGGAAGCTGACGCCTTCTTCGGGGCCCTGGGGCGCGAGCTGGACCTTGCCGACATCTCGGTGGGCGCGTCCTACGCCGATCTGGAGGGGGCGGAGGCCACCGCGTTGCCGCCGCCGGGAGTCCTTCCTGCGGCGGACGATTGGGCGCGGGCCCGCGCCGCCTACGTCGAAGCCTGCGCGTCCGGGCGCCACGCCGATCTGGGGCCGCTGGTACGCGCCTGGTTCGACGGCCCCCTGATCCGCTTCTACCACCGCGACACCAGACCGCTCGGCGACACCTTCCGACCGGGCGGCGCCTGCGCGCCGGGATTGCGCCGCCTCCACGTGGGATGCGATGGCACACTGCAGCCCTGCGAGCGCGTCGGGACGGCGTTCGGCATCGGTGATGTGAGCCGCGGCTTCGATTTCGACGCCATCGATCGGATCGAGCGGGAATGGTTCGACGCCCTCGGGGGGCGCTGCGCGGGCTGTTGGGCTCTGCGCCACTGCGATCTCTGTTTCACGGCGATGATCGACAAGCGGAGCGGGCGCCTCGGCGCCGTGCCGCTGGAGGCCTGCGAGGCCGTCTGCGAGGGATTCGAGGAGACGTTGCGCCTGTGGGTAGAGCTGCTGGCGCGCAGCCCGCGTGCCCTGGATCACCTGAAGGGCAGCCGAGTCAGTTGAGCGGGGTTCCCGAGTGGAAGACGATGGCGCCGAATTCAGGCTCCGTCAATCGCCAGGAGGTCATCGCGACCGCGTGCCCGTCGAGCATCAACGTGTCCGTCGTGGCGCCGGCCAGTTTTCCCTGATAGGCCAGACCGCTGATCTCGCTATAGCGCGGACTCCTGACGAACCGATGATAGCGCTCACTGTCCTCGATCACGCCGATGTCGACCGGGAAATAGAAACCGTCCCGGTCCTCCCCGTACACGAGATGGTAGGCGGTCATCCCCTCGAAGGTCAGGCCGAAGGCGACGTTCAGGCTCAGGCGTCCCTCCATGTACGCCAGGCGCTTCTGTTCCAACCGCAGCTTCAAGCTGTCGAGTTCCGCCGGTTCGACGGAAGAATTGCTGCGGCCGAAGCTGAAGCTGGGAGCGGCGCCCTCGCGGGTCGAGAACGTCGCGGAGCCGTCGTCGATGATGCTGGTGACATCGAGCCGCATGCCGGTCGATTCGAGCGCCGGCTGGTCGATGAACGTCGTGCCCAGCGTCACCATCACGATCGCGGTCAGGATGAGGGGGCGCGAGGTCTGCCGGTCGCGCGCGCGCGCCCGTAGCTCCGCCCGCAGCGCTTCCTTGTGCTCGAGGTTTGGCCTCGGCACAAGGCGCGTTTCGTGGAGCTGGAGTTCGAGATCCTCGTGGTCGAGCA
The window above is part of the bacterium genome. Proteins encoded here:
- a CDS encoding methyltransferase domain-containing protein, whose amino-acid sequence is MPDTSVAAVIPAAVVGTAPDVLLDEFQDRIRPGGRVLDLGPGDGRRALYLAEAGYRVTVLAPAAGTEAVLNEAAAADGLELVLRRESFLEHDPGTQPYDAMLCYDLLPRLSRTDNASLLHRIFSWTAHGSLLFLTARHVDDTSYDEVSATWEKAGLHSFRNLDGECRTYLARGVVRNLFRGWNTLHHRESMPLVDEKVLDGPRTGLIELVAKRR
- a CDS encoding radical SAM protein — its product is MDYVYDAGTDRVVSVSPAVSALLDAPVRDPGATAEARAAEQEIGEARDVLGLFRAQRLRLAPKRQGHERRGEYLDRLSQLTLTLDERCNLRCAYCPHTLAAPWTRPHGDRQMSEETVRSAVGLFLDRAGGETPSISLYGGEPLLASGLVRLVAQLVRDSRRSRVRVIVDTNGTLLDDAGVDLVAELGLHLQVSLDGPEAIHDRWRPTAGGGPTHARVLAGLRRLLDRDPAAAERLRFQATLAPGSDMMEADAFFGALGRELDLADISVGASYADLEGAEATALPPPGVLPAADDWARARAAYVEACASGRHADLGPLVRAWFDGPLIRFYHRDTRPLGDTFRPGGACAPGLRRLHVGCDGTLQPCERVGTAFGIGDVSRGFDFDAIDRIEREWFDALGGRCAGCWALRHCDLCFTAMIDKRSGRLGAVPLEACEAVCEGFEETLRLWVELLARSPRALDHLKGSRVS